The genomic interval acaatataaaataatatacattatactgtaatataaaataatatatacctttatgatataaaataaaaaaaacagaaaaatgaagAGGGTCAGGAAAGCAGCAGGAAAACCACTAGGACACACATCAGTCTTTGATCTTATACTGCGGGGTACACCTGTGGGCATATGTAACTGTAGctacacttatacacacacacacagcagtacagACACCTGTATACACAACCCTGTAGAGACCCACCTGTACAGACACCTGTATACACAACCCTGTAGAGACCCACCTGTACAGACACCTGTATACATGCATCTGTACAAacagatatatctatatatatctatattcaCACACTAAAGATATCGGATGGCTAGGAGTTATATACACTGGAGGTGTAGGATGAGCAGAGGGGTTATATACACTAAATATTATAGGGGTTTGTCAGGGTTGTAGTCTTCATCATCATTCTGGATCGTGGGAGTTGTAGTCTCCATTCTCCGCAGTGTTCCTGGGAGTTGTAGTCTCCATTCTCCGCGGTGTTCCTGGGGGTTGTAGTATCCTTCGTCAGCTAGTAATGTCTAGTTGTAGTGCGTATCTGGCCCGGACAGATGGGAGTACCGGTACTAATACTACCGTAGAGGTAGTAGTACTAACGCCACCGTAGATAGTTGTGGTACCCGCCTAATGAGAGCGTAAGCGTAAAGATAGCGACAGCGGTAATGGTGCGTGCGGCGCTCGAGGCCTACaggctgaagctgcggtggtgCTGTTTGGAGAAGTGCTGCTGCCGTTGTTTGGCGAGCGTTCGGCTCGGGGCCTCCTCTCTGTCGGCGTCCCCGGCCGCGCTGCCTCCGTCGGTCATGCTCCCGCCGTCGCTCATCTCTCCCAGGTGCTCCACAGAGTCCACCTTCCCCAGGTCCGACACGATGGTCTGGAGGCTGAACACCGACGCAGAGTCCGACCCCGCCCGCTCcctcgcccgctcctcctcgcGCTCCCTGCAGGCCGCCAGCAGGTCGctcccgcccccggccccgcccccgcccccgtcaGCCTCCGCTCCGACGGGGGAGCTCCGCCCCCCGCAGGCAGTGATTGGCCCTCCCACGGCgacgccccgccccctctgggCGTGGATCTGCTCGCTGATTTTCTCCAGGTTGTTCAGGGCGACAGAGTACTGGGACTTGACCTTTGACACGCTGTGCTCCAGCTGCAGGACACGACCCTTGTGCTCCTACAGCAGAAGGCCACCAGGGGTCAGTAGAGCAACATCCCTGACGTATTTCTCTCACCCCAGTTACTTCACCATACTGATACAAAAGGCTACTGTCATACCTACAACAACCATATTGGCTACCGATCATTTACTCAACAGCTGTGTTTCTTGAACTCTGAATCACCCAGTTGGAGGTCGGTCAAAGCCCCGACAACATACAGAAAACTCTGAGGACACTGGAATTCACCGCACTAATTCCTGCGTGAGTGGGACTGAAATCCTTTACTGTAGGTTACACTATGGTACGGTTGGATGTACGGTACTGTTTACACACCGTGTTATACTGGATATACTATAGTGTGTGGGTGAGCCAGTTCTACAGAGGCGCGCGGAAGTAGACATTCTACTATCAACGTCGCAAATACCACGAGTCACAGCCCTGcaggttaaaaaaaaacttgtgaCCTCCAGTACTCCACTAGACTAGTAGTTATAGCGTTCTCCACTGAACGACTAGTTATCCTACGTATCTCCGCTAGACTTCCTGTCTTCCTCGCACTCTCCACTAGACTACCAGCTCATCCGAGTTACCTCCAGGATGTAGTTGAACTGGGTCTTCAGTTCAAAGTAGGGCCTGGACTTGACGATGGCCCTCTTCAGGGACTTCTGGAGGCTCTGGACGCGAGCCTCGGCCAGCTGGCAGGCGTGGGTCACCCCAAGGTGCTCCCTCTCACTACGCAGacgctcctcctctgcctcattCACCTgtagacacaccaacacacacacacacacacacacacacacacacacacacacacacacacacacacacacacacacacacacacacacacacacacacacacacacacacacacacacacacacacacacacgatgatcgCATTTGCTCCCTGGGGGGGCCGATGCCTGGATAAGGGGTTGCCATGGATGGGGGGTAGCTAGGGATACAGATTGCCAGAGGGGCGGTTCCGAGGGGAGTCGAGGAGGGCATGCTTGGGGCGAAGAGGAGCTGCTGGGTTGGGAGGTGGCTAGGGGGTTGCTACGTGAGAAGGGGGTAACTAGGCGAGGAGGATGTTGCTAGGCGACCTTGGAGGTAGCGTGGTTGAGCATCTCCTGCCACGTCGGGTCCAGGGTGTTCTTGCCGTCGGCCATCAGCCCCTGCTCCGCCACGTAGACCATCTCCCTGGCCGCAGAGTGCATGGAGACAGCCCGCTCGTAGCTCAGGGCCGCCTTCTGGGTCTCCTGCTGCGCCTGCTCAGCCAAACACAACCGGCCAGCAACAATCAGCCAATCGCACACCAGGAAGGACGGTTGGTCATATAGGGCGGTGGAAGGGGTGCGTCCACCTGTTTGGGAAGGCGATGGGGCCTCGTAGGACTGTGGTGTTGGTGTAGGGAAGGGGGGTGTAAGGTGGAATGTGGCGTGTAGGGTAGGGTACTGTCGTGTAGGGTAGGGTAGGGTACTGCCGTGTAGGGTAGGGTAGGGTACTCTCGTGTAGGGCTTGTCGTGTAAGGTGTATCGCGTAGGGCGGGGAAGGGTCCGTCTGTCGTGTAGAGTGGGTCGTGTAGGGTGTGTACCTCCTTGGCCAGGCGACGCGCCTCGTAGTATGGCCTTGCCTTCTCGATGGCTCCACCCAGCTGGGAGCTGTGCGCATTGAGCTTCCTGGCCGACTCTGTCAGGATCCTCCTGTAGCCGGACCGCGCctcctacgcacacacacaaacattgataTGATTGTTCTACACGTGTAATGCACTTCAATATAGTGTGTCGTTATAGGGTGTGTTGTCTACTTACATCTAGTTGTAGTTCTAGTTTATTGATTTCTGCACTGGCTTCGTTCAACTGCTCCAACTCATCCTGCGTATCAAATACATCATTTCCTCCGTCACAAAATCGAAACTCTACTATTATACATAATGTTCCATttcataattatattatatacataacGGCATAAACCTCCTGCCGTCAGGATGCACTACTAACAAACTGTACAACTTCCAGTGGTAGTAATAAGCTTTATTTTAGTAAACTAATCTACTAAAATAAGGAAGTAAATACTTGAATCCGAGGGTCCAGCTCTTCTTCGTAATGAATCGGTGTTTGTTCTTTCTGTTTAAAATCACTCTCTTCGGTCGCTTCACCCTCTCCCAGACCCGTCTTCACCTCCGCCTCCCCGCCACGGACCTCTTCGCTCCACTCCCCGGGCTCTGAGGCTCCGGACCCGGCCGGACTCTCCCGCAAACCCCCGGGCTCCATCCCCAAACAGGGATGCAAGCCCAAGGCACCTGCCTCGCTTCCCGGCTAGGTAGCTAGCTTACCTTCCACACAATGCTTTTAGCAAAACATTGATGCTTTTATGTAATCTATTAATATATTTTACTGGAAGGCCAATAAAAACCAAATGAATTGGATACGATTTTAAAATAAACCGAAAGTACGAGGTAGATGTGCTAGGCTAGTGGGTCCACTCGTTATATACTAACGCATTATCACCAAGTTGTATATGTTGGATTGTAATAAAAGCTGGTAAGTGTAGTAAGTAGGCGAATGCCAATCGAAGTGTCCCTTTATTAGATGGATCCAGTCCTCCATCTCACACCTGCGATGACTTAAATCTGTTAGCTCGACCAGCTAGCCCCCTAGCCATGACTCAAATTTAAAAAGTAAACAGCAGAATGATCGAGGGAGGCTTCCGTAGTTAAACCCTACCCCTCCCGACAAAAGATCGACTCTCTGCATCACGGTTAACCAGGTCATCAACAATTagaacagaaaatacaaattatgttgtaattgtatttaaagaaaaataaaggccACATACATATTTTGCATTGCACAGCAATAACAGCATAAAGTGTCAACTTTTTGGTAAATTGTAGAGCTAAAGTATGAACAGGAAAACAAAGAACAATTAGATTGTATGATTACATTTCAACAGTTATATGCCGAATCCTATCACCATTAGCAACCGAAATCATAAactaaacacatttgtacaagTGCATGTAATCTCTCAAATATTTCCTATAATTTACAGTCACTAAGGCCATGGCATTTCATGCATTGATTCACTTGTGCACCATTAGCAGAGTAGAAGGCCACTTGGTAATCGTAAAACTATTTTAACATCATGAAGAATTCACAGGTGGTTTTGGCACCAGAGATGAAAGTGTTCTCTCTtcacccccccaaaaaacaccaAACATCAGAGCTCTAACAAATCAGATCAGAGTTCATACCACTGTTCTTTGGTCTAAGCCCCGCCCCAACTCTGTGCTCAGCTCCATGTTGGGTCATACTGGCTCCacccagggggcg from Gadus morhua chromosome 11, gadMor3.0, whole genome shotgun sequence carries:
- the sh3bp5la gene encoding SH3-binding domain protein 5-like, a — translated: MEPGGLRESPAGSGASEPGEWSEEVRGGEAEVKTGLGEGEATEESDFKQKEQTPIHYEEELDPRIQDELEQLNEASAEINKLELQLDEARSGYRRILTESARKLNAHSSQLGGAIEKARPYYEARRLAKEAQQETQKAALSYERAVSMHSAAREMVYVAEQGLMADGKNTLDPTWQEMLNHATSKVNEAEEERLRSEREHLGVTHACQLAEARVQSLQKSLKRAIVKSRPYFELKTQFNYILEEHKGRVLQLEHSVSKVKSQYSVALNNLEKISEQIHAQRGRGVAVGGPITACGGRSSPVGAEADGGGGGAGGGSDLLAACREREEERARERAGSDSASVFSLQTIVSDLGKVDSVEHLGEMSDGGSMTDGGSAAGDADREEAPSRTLAKQRQQHFSKQHHRSFSL